The following are encoded together in the Montipora foliosa isolate CH-2021 chromosome 12, ASM3666993v2, whole genome shotgun sequence genome:
- the LOC137980837 gene encoding tigger transposable element-derived protein 2-like, giving the protein MNRILFSCGIKRTVTTRKGQEFDVSATFPRSVKLLRKPVKCDICNESFTTKKYLETHTRFKHSSDKESKDEIRDNKDQTEYRKLHQNEETPTPSSSEQAERPTVQRKSATIDKEDKRRGQSRRKSYTVGFKLETLKLLDSFTEIKFKNKRYEIVARERGISRSLVIKWDKNKARLKKEVELNKHKGNKGNVRAGRQRRKLVDDQLNEKREKYPLAAARVVVEFKLRRAKGCKVSKLWLKKKMKLAIEACYGKDKADKFKASNNWFDRFKKRHGISFRRRSNKKKNSAEDGRETIQRFHRDLRKAVKSKRRRNKSRMHNSAIDKKYGRWSPKNRYNIDQVPLPFVIDQDKTYDITGNKQVWVSQPSTGLDKRQATLQLCIRAKGEQNVKPGIVFRGKGHVTSAERAEYDEGVDVYFQECAWMDHDVNMKWVSKTLIPGIGNSSDEKVIFADNVGFQLNKEFHEACRKKANAVVYLLPENHTDKVQPIDAGCGKLLKTEIGEGMERWLEEDDNLELWHDKISAKQRRVLMTKWTAEAWKELTADKLFFMKLFERTGCLITVDGSDDDKIRPQALEPYSF; this is encoded by the coding sequence atgaatCGAATCTTATTTAGCTGTGGGATCAAGAGAACAGTGACGACAAGAAAGGGTCAAGAGTTTGATGTGTCTGCGACATTTCCAAGGTCTGTGAAATTGCTGCGTAAGCCTGTGAAGTGTGACATTTGTAATGAATCTTTCACCACCAAGAAGTACTTGGAAACTCACACACGCTTTAAGCACAGCTCAGACAAGGAGTCAAAAGACGAAATCAGAGATAACAAGGACCAAACTGAGTACAGAAAGCTGCATCAGAATGAGGAAACTCCAACCCCTAGCAGTAGTGAGCAAGCCGAGCGGCCTACAGTGCAAAGAAAGTCTGCAACTATCGACAAAGAAGACAAAAGACGAGGACAGAGTCGAAGGAAATCCTACACCGTTGGATTCAAGTTGGAAACCCTGAAGCTCCTTGATTCCTTCACTGAGATCAAGTTCAAGAATAAGCGATATGAAATAGTAGCAAGAGAGAGAGGGATTAGCAGGTCACTAGTTATCAAGTGGGACAAGAACAAAGCGAGATTGAAGAAAGAGGTCGAACTGAACAAGCACAAGGGAAACAAGGGAAACGTGAGGGCAGGAAGACAGAGACGAAAGTTAGTAGACGATCAATTAAACGAAAAGAGAGAGAAGTATCCCTTGGCTGCAGCGCGAGTAGTCGTGGAATTTAAGCTTCGGCGAGCTAAAGGATGCAAAGTTTCAAAGCTTTGgctcaaaaagaaaatgaaattggcGATCGAGGCTTGTTATGGAAAAGACAAAGCAGACAAGTTTAAAGCAAGCAACAACTGGTTTGACAGATTCAAGAAGAGACATGGCATTTCTTTCAGACGGAGGTCAAATAAGAAGAAGAACTCTGCAGAGGATGGAAGAGAAACGATTCAACGATTTCACCGGGATTTGAGGAAAGCTGTCAAGTCTAAAAGAAGGAGAAATAAGTCCCGAATGCATAACTCGGCCATTGATAAGAAATATGGGCGATGGTCACCAAAGAATCGTTACAACATCGATCAAGTTCCCCTGCCATTTGTAATCGACCAAGATAAAACGTACGACATAACAGGCAACAAACAAGTGTGGGTATCTCAGCCCTCCACTGGCTTAGACAAAAGGCAGGCCACATTGCAGTTGTGCATACGAGCGAAAGGGGAGCAGAATGTGAAGCCTGGGATAGTATTCAGAGGGAAAGGACATGTGACAAGTGCAGAGAGAGCCGAATATGATGAAGGCGTGGATGTGTATTTCCAGGAATGTGCCTGGATGGACCATGATGTTAATATGAAGTGGGTGTCAAAAACTTTAATACCTGGTATTGGTAATTCCAGTGATGAGAAAGTTATTTTTGCTGATAATGTGGGATTTCAGttgaacaaagaatttcatgagGCCTGCAGAAAGAAAGCCAATGCTGTTGTTTATCTCCTCCCAGAGAACCACACAGACAAGGTACAGCCAATTGATGCTGGGTGTGGTAAGTTACTGAAAACAGAAATAGGAGAGGGAATGGAGAGATGGCTAGAGGAGGATGACAATTTGGAATTGTGGCATGATAAAATATCAGCTAAGCAAAGGAGGGTACTTATGACTAAATGGACTGCAGAGGCATGGAAGGAGCTCACAGCTGATAAACTGTTCTTTATGAAACTATTTGAGAGGACTGGCTGTCTTATTACAGTTGATGGCTCTGATGATGACAAAATAAGACCTCAAGCACTTGAGCCTTATAGCTTTTAG